The Dermochelys coriacea isolate rDerCor1 chromosome 7, rDerCor1.pri.v4, whole genome shotgun sequence sequence TCGATGTAATGGAAGGCTGGTAAACTTGAGTAGCTTCTGATGATGTATTTCTTGATGAACTGTCTTCTTCATCATCAGACACCTCTGACTGCATCTTTTTCTCTTCATCAGATAGACGATCCATAAGCTTTAATGTCTCACCACTAATTCCCTTAAAATATTCAATAGAATGTTTACATACCTCCCTAAGCTGATTTTTCCTTACTTTCACTGTTGTCATTGTGAAGGAGGTAGACCTTACCTTTACTGGTAATTTGGAAGGAAgctgtttgatttttcctttgtctAACTGCTCTTGCTTTTGCATTGCTGGTGTTTTTCTAGATATAGCTAGATTTTTTCTGGGTGTATTTTTTATTGGAATCTTAGATTTTACTTCTAGACATggagaagaattattttgttttattttgttgggtttactagcctgtctcactttactCGCTGTACTTTTTTGGACATTATTTTGTGGGAAGACTTCTTTTATTGAACTGGCCTTTATGGGAAGTTTTGATTTTGCTCTACTCCCTACCAACTCCCTTGACCTTTGCTGCTGTCCTTGTACTTTTTGCTTATCTGTTATTCTGTGTCCTTGTGTTGCCCCTGTCCCTTTTCCTGAAGCGCTTTTCATTTTGTTAGCTTTCTGTATGGAACACTTGGGTTCACAATGTTCTTTTAGCTCTACATTAcaggtattattatttgtatggctAGCAGATGAATCcaaattgttgttgttattaaaattatctttttgaaaatcaagtttTTCATTTTGCCTACAGCTTGTCTCGCTAGTAGCTGAACTTGTAATCACTactacattttcattttctaatCCCTGACCGCTGGGCATTGCAGCTTCTATCTTATCTGTCACTTCTCCAGGGCCATCTTTCTTCAGAGTCATCGTGGAAGCAGAAATTCCCATTTTAATAGGTGTGCGCAATTTGGGATCAACTTTAGAAGTGTTAACAGTTGTCGATGATTTCTCCAGAGAGTTACTACCAAGTGTGGCTTCCATACAACCTCCACTGGCCTGGATGATGGGCTTATGTTCAACTGCTGTTGTTTCTACTTGTCTCTCTAAGTTTGTTTCTACAATGCTGTCCCCTGACTGTGGCTGTGTGATGGCAGTTACTGTACTTTTATCCCCttcccccttgtcccctgacttcccttCAGAAGTATGCTCACCAATCTGAAAAAATTGGAGTCTTTCTTCAACAAAATCCCTCTTGCTCATGTCAATTGCACCACTGCGAGTCATCTCAAACATCTTCCCTTCATGAAATGGGAAGGGGTTGGGCTCACTAGTTGGAGTACTTTCATCCGTTGGAGTTCTGGCTGGAGTTGTATCAGGTGTCGTTGCTTGCGATCTGTCTTCTACTGCCAGACCAAATGGCTTAGCCTCATCATCCCTTGATTTAGTTTCAAACACTTCATCATCTCCTCGATTATTGGACCATGGATCAAAATCTAGACTTTTGGTAGCTACTGTTTTAAAAGGTGTTGCAAATTCTTCATCTACTTTGTAACTGAAATACGAATCAGGAAACACGGTTCTGTCAGGGTGTCTGCCTTCCAAGGTGAAAAACTGTGCACCTGACTTCTGCTCAGTCTTATCTGCATTCTTTTCAGAACTTGGACCTTTTGAAAGTGCCTTGTCTTCTTCAGCGCCtatctttccttcctcctcaaTAACTTCCAGCTTACTTTGGCTAAAGCAACGATCAGTCTGTTTTAAAATGCCCTCTGAGGTCCATATATCCTTTTTGGTTTCTACTGCTGGACCTGCAAGTTTAGAATCACTCTCAGTTAAACCATCATCTTCATCTTGTAAATCATAACCATCGAGAGAGTCAATTTCAGTTGCATCTGTATCATGAGAGAATTCTGCAGTGGTTGCTATGGAACACTCGGTGATAGACTGGTCATTAGTCCCATTTTGTGCTATGTCATTCTGGGGTGACTCAAGACCAATGTCAAACTCATTAGGTTTTCCAGAACCGGGATCCCCTAACTCTTTCTGGTTCTGACTGTTGTCAGAAACTTTGGGTTTTGAGGCTTCTTTCTGGTCACCTTCaacttcttttaatttaaaagtatACTTTTTTAATGGAACTGGTTGATAGAGTGATTCATCATCACTAGAGTCACTGACATCTGCTCCTGGTGGCACGGGGGAAGGTGGCTGTACTCTTATGACTGGTTCAGCCAGTTGACATTTGTCGTATTCATCTTGCAGATTTACTTCTATCAGCTCCATTTCACTCTCAGGGGAATAACGATGATTCTTTTCTGAATCAGACTGATCTGCATCTAATGGTGGAGGAGGTGGGAATTCAATGTAGGCAACTCTGTTACTTTTGGGTCTTTTGTTAGAATCTTTGTTTATATTATTAGGCAATATTTTGTCAATTTTTGGTGCTTCCACTGCTATGTGTTTTACAGAAGTTGACTTAGCCTCTGCTTCCTCTTCTGATTCCTCAGAAACCTCAGGTATGGGACTGGGCTTGCCTGGTACATAAGCTATTAGTGAGTCGGGTGTTTTAGAGGTAAACTCATAACTCACTTCCTCTGAGCTGGGTGTTTCTGGTGTTAAAGGGCTTTTCCCAGAACTATCTATAAAGGATACTTGTTCTAGTGTATCATCTTCTGGACTACCTTGTGGAGAAGGCGGTTGTTTTTGCTGTCTAGCTGTATAAAATGTCCCCCTAGTCTCTTGTACTGTCTTACTTTCCTGacttataattttttttacatttccttgTTGCACCTCCTTTTCATACTGCTTTCCTACTTGAACAAAACTGACATACACTGGCAAAGTCTTTATCTCTTTCACTCCCTCACTATTTACTAAAGGTGCAACTTTATCCAAGTAATCAATGGGACTAGGGTCAAATACCTCACTTGAAGGAGATTCCTTTCCAGGACTAAAGTCTAAAGAATCAGGTGATTTGCTAGGGGATATTTCAGTTTCCTCCACAGGAGGACTTAATACTATGGAACCTTGTTGCTTGGTAACTTTAgtgacttttgaatgctttatTTTTTCATCTTCTACATAATCAAATTCTCTCTGAACTTGCTCCTTAATCATAGTTGATCGGGACACTTTAGCTGACAGTTCATATACTGCTTTTTTTGACTGATCATAAACACTATCAAGAATGGTAGGAGATGAAATTCTTTTCTCCTCAGAAATTCTGACTGGAATGTGGGACACAGTCAATTcctttctttttgaagttttatcTGTCATTTCATTGGTGTATTCCCCTTCTCTGACAACAAACTCTCTGTACAGAACCTTTTTTGATGGAGATTTTACAGTCATTTCCTTCACCTCCTTTGAATGAGATCCATGTGTTGGCAATTTGTGTTCACACTCTGTCACAGTGATAAATTCACTCTTTTTGTTAGTTTTAGTCTCAgcatagtcaacatggttttctTTTACCATATCTTGAACAAGTACATGggaaagtttttctttttgtgcttTATGGTTAGAAGCTCCAGGACTTTCCCATGTTCGATAGATTTTTTTGTCCCATTGTCCCTTAGCTGGTAAGTCTGAGCTATATGCCAAGTCTTTAGCTTGCTGTTCAGAAGTATATTCTAGCAGACTTTTACTTGATGTTTCAGTGCTCTGTTCCTGTACCTCTGAAGCACAAATGTCTTCTATAACTTTTCCTTTACCTTGGACATTATCTTCTTTCAATTTCATAGTAGTAAATTCTTTTTGCAATGATGTATTTCCTTCTGTCAGATCTATTAGCTTTGGGTGCTTTTCTCTTGCATAAAACTGATACACTGGTAGTTTGCTTTCTTGCAATTTCTTTACTGGAATTTTGGATTGActatcttcctttttttcttgagaTAGATCTTTAGTCCTTGGACTTATACTTTGTTCAAATTTAAGTCTAATGGAATTAAGCTTGGATTGTTTTAGCTGAAATCCAGTCTGTGAAGCTTCAGTTGTTTTACTCTGCAGAGCATTTCCTTTGTGTTCCATAGTTTGTTTACAGTCCCCTGTTTGTTGAGCAAGAATCCTTCTTTCAGGACTGCTGGGCAAACTTGCTGCTTTTCTTTCATCGACTTTTGGGGAACACTTTCCATCATGCCCATACTGCTGTACTTTACCCCAGTCATCACTCAATGTCACTATTTCAGTGAGCAGTACTTTTtcagggctgctgctggcagagctgtgactaGAATGCATTTCTTTGCCATTTTTTTTATGTTGCTTTTTCTCTGGAGATTGTAGCTCATCATTCAACTTTTCTGTTTTGTCCCGAAAAAACTGTGATACTTCAGTCAGTTTTTCTTCTGCCTCCTTAACAGTCCTGTCCACCCTGTCTTCATACATCATCTTTTCTCTACCTCTGTCTAATCTGTCCTCGGTAAAGCGCATCCACATGGCATGTTTTGGACTACTAACATCTCCAGTGTAGTGTAACACTGTCACTTTATCATAATGATCATCTTTAGACATTTTACCTACACCATTTTCGGACACATCTTTATAGATTTTGGAGAGAATTTCTTTTTTGGGGGCAGTGGCTACTTTTTCTCTGCATTGTTTATCAGACCCCTGTAACTCTGAACTAAGCGGTAGAGCATGGTCAGTAACTGACTCCTCAGTATCAGAATGAGACACATCTAGCTTTTCTGAAAGAAGCATTTTCTCAGCAAACCTGTAAGACTCGCCTCTTAATTCTGACAACTCATCATCATGGTATTCAATTGAGTGTTGACTCAAAAGCTTCAGTGTTTTGTAAGAGTCATCAGACAGGAGTTGAGCAGAACTAGGGCGACTGTCTTCTTCCTGAGACACAGGAGTGTTTACTCTAGAAGATTCCAGATAAGAAGGAAGTGACTCTTCAGCTGTTAGCTCTTCTTCTTCTTGCTGACCTTGTTCATCAGAACAAGGAAAAGTATCATGTTTTTCCAAACCTTTTAAGTTAATATCTCCCCGAGGTAAGTCTTTCTGATATACATACAATTCTTTTTCTGGATGCTTTTTTGTTTCTCTAATAATGACTTCAGTAGGTTCAGCTTGATTACCTTTTTCAATATGGACCTCTATTATACGCTCCAGTTTGGGTTTCATTTTGCTTTCCTTCTCTGCATGTTGTGGTGAAGTTTCAGCAGACTTGCTAACATCTGATGTTACTGACGATTTATGTTCAAACAGACCTGCCAGTTCTTTGGAAGGGTCACGTCCTGATTGAAAGGCTTTCATTATGTCATGAACAGACATTGTTTCCTCAATTCTTTCCGAGGTACTTTCAGTGCATGGAGGTTTATGATAAACCATTCGAGTAGTAGTAGTGATGTGAGTTTCTTCTTTCACCCGGACACCTTTGCTAAGAACACATTTGTGGTCATCTTCTTCACTGCTGCTGGTTTTCATTTGAAATgctttaaccttttctttaataGACTCAGTGGGTTTTTGTTCCAACTCCATTAAAGTAAGTGCAGGTTTCAGTGAAGGTAGCTCCTCTGTTTGCTGCTCTGGAATCTCTTCTGATGATGGTTCATAGCTGCGGATAACATGAACTACTTCAGTTCTTGTTTCTGTAATAACAGGAGGGATGGGTACATCATGGAAAAGTGGTTTTGGCCCTGTGCTTTCAGCACTTTGTGGGGCTGATGGTGTTTTTTCACTTCTTGTTTCAAAGCCACTGTCAGACAAAGGACTTTTATCTTGGTCATGTTGAGAAAAATCATCTGGAGATTCTAAAATAGTATCTGTTCCAAAAAAGGAATCTGCAATTTTACATAATTCTTTTTCTGAAGTAGAAGGCCTCATGGAGGCTGGAGGCATTTTAAGTTTATGTTCCTGTAAAGCAATCACTGGTTTTAAAATGCGTTTTTGTCTCTCttcatcttttttcccctcttcaaaCTTGTACTTTATGTTTGCCAATGAACTACTACCAATATCATTTGTTAAATAATCAATAACTTTTGTCAAATTGTAATCCTTTTCAGATGCAGCTTTAGCTTTAATTTGCCCTTTTTCTGGAACAGGATGGCATGTTATAGCCTGCTGTCTTGCTTCATCAATCTCTTCTGTACTGAACTCTACCCATTCATCTTCAGATAAGTGTCCTTTATCGCTTTTTGACACTCTGGTCGACTCTTTATTTTCTAAACACACATCTTTTTTCAGTATCTCGCTAACTTTTACCAAGTCTTCTTTTACTTTCTCAACAATTTTAAAAGGCTCTTCATCATCAATTCTACCCTCTTTTGTTAGTTCAGGTTGGAATGGCTTGTCCTCCGTTACATCTGTCTGCAATATTGCAGTCATCCTGATTAGGTCCTCTTTCATTTCAGCAACATCTTTCAATATCTCCTGGCTGGACGATAAAGAAGATGGTGTAGACAATTTAAGAGCAGAAGGTGCTAAAAACAAGGATGATTTCATAGGAGATGAAGTTCGATTAAAGTGAGGCTGTGTACGTGTCTCTGTAGTCAATGTTTTACTAGGTGATAGTAATGCAACTGCTGATTTTGTAAGTGAAGACTCTGGAAGCTTCTTTAATGCTGGTTCAGATAAAACATTGACTAGAGAATATACTGGCACTGTTATTGTTGATGAAGTTACTGATGAGGTAGTTGCAGATATTGACCCAAAAGATGTATATAGTGCACCTGCAGAAGGAGTTCTTATTGACTGAAAAGCAGATGGTGTTGAAGACACAAATGCCCTGAGTGGAGAAAATGGCATTGTAGTAGTGGTCGGAAACACTTTCTCAACTGTATCAGCGGCTACATTAGCAGCACAACTTGCAGAATTTGTAGCTGCAGAGATCTTGTCTTGAAACATAGCTGCAGTTTTGGATCCAGTTATTACATTGGCAGAGGATGGATATTTCAGAGGTGACACGGATCCATTAACCAATGCTACATCTGTAGTCCCAGGTATATGTTTCACAGGTGATGATAGAGATGAAGTCATCATGACTTTAGAAGGTGAAACAGCATCAACTGCTGACTTAGCaggagacaccactgactttaaaGGTGAAGTTAAAAGTGGTGATGCTGATGTGATGATAGACTTAAATGGCAAACTTGAAGAATACATGTTAATGTTCGATTTGGGGGATGCTGGAGGTGTCATGGTGATGGATGATCTCTCCAAAAGAGACCCTGCTGTAGTCACTGGAGATGTCCGAGAAGGAAATGTTGAAGTGGATGCCATCCCTTTTAAATTACTGGCTTCTGTTACTGTAGGAGCTCTGACAAAAGAACCAGAAGAAACTTGGATATTATATGGAGGCTGTGATACAACGGTTTTTATTGGTGAAGAGATTGTCCGAAATGATCTAATTGGAGATGCTACGTCATTAACAGATTTAATTGAAGAGGTAGTAGAAGCTCCTAACGTGGATTTGATTGGAGAAGCAGAAGAA is a genomic window containing:
- the ANK3 gene encoding ankyrin-3 isoform X3 — its product is MAHAASQLKKNRDLEINADEENEKKRKRRKRSRDRKRKSDTNASYLRAARAGNLEKALDYLKTGVDINICNQNGLNALHLASKEGHVEVVSELIKRGANVDAATKKGNTALHIASLAGQTEVVKVLVTNKANVNAQSQNGFTPLYMAAQENHLEVVKFLLDNGASQSLATEDGFTPLAVALQQGHDQVVSLLLENDTKGKVRLPALHIAARKDDTKAAALLLQNDHNADVESKMLVNRTTESGFTPLHIAAHYGNINVATLLLNRSAAVDFTARNDITPLHVASKRGNANMVKLLLDRGAKIDAKTRDGLTPLHCGARSGHEQVVKMLLDRGAPILSKTKNGLSPLHMATQGDHLNCVQLLIQHNVPVDDVTNDYLTALHVAAHCGHFKVAKVLLDEKANPNAKALNGFTPLHIACKKNRIKVMELLLKHGASIQAVTESGLTPIHVAAFMGHVNIVSQLMHHGASPNTTNVRGETALHMAARAGQAEVVRYLVQNGAQVEAKAKDDQTPLHISARLGKADIVQQLLQQGASPNASTTSGYTPLHLAAREGHEDVASVLLDQGASLSIITKKGFTPLHVAAKYGKIEVANLLLQKNASPDAAGKSGLTPLHVAAHYDNQKVALLLLDQGASPHASAKNGYTPLHIAAKKNQMDIATTLLEYGADANAITRQGIAPVHLASQEGHVDMVSLLLTRNANVNLSNKSGLTPLHLAAQEDKVNVAEVLVNQGAVVDAPTKMGYTPLHVGCHYGNIKIVNFLLQHFAKVNAKTKNGYTPLHQAAQQGHTHIINVLLQNGASPNELTVNGNTALAIAKRLGYISVVDTLKIVTEETMTTITVTEKHKMNVPETMNEVLDMSDDEVRKAYTPEILSDGEYMSDVEEGEDAMTGDTDKYLGPQDLKELGDDSLPAEGYMGFSLGARSASLRSFSSDRSYTLNRSSYARDSMMIEELLVPSKDPHLTFPREFDSDSLRHYSWAADTLDNVNLVSSPIHSGYSSPLPQYDSSFLVSFMVDARGGSMRGSRHHGMRIIIPPRKCTAPTRITCRLVKRHKLASPPPMVEGEGLASRLVEMGPAGAQFLGKLHLPTNPPPLNEGESMVSRILQLGPQGTKFIGPVIVEIPHFGSMRGKERELIVLRSENGETWKEHQYDSKHEDLNEILNGVDEELDSAEELEKKRICRIITKDFPQYFAVVSRIKQESNQIGPEGGVLSSTTVPHVQASFPEGALTKRIRVGLQAQPVPDEIVKKILGNKATFSPIVTVEPRRRKFHKPITMTIPVPPPSGEGVTNGYKGDTTPSLRLLCSITGGTSPAQWEDITGTTPLTFINDCVSFTTNVSARFWLADCHQVLETVGLATQLYRELICVPYMAKFVIFAKMNDPVESNLRCFCMTDDKVDKTLEQQENFEEVARSKDIEVLEGKPIYVDCYGNLAPLTKGGQQLVFNFYAFKENRLPFSIKIRDTSQEPCGRLSFLKELKTTKGLPQTAVCNLNITLPAHKKETESDQDDETEKSDRRQSFVSLALRKRYSYLTEPGMIERSAGATRSLPATYSYKPFFSTRPYQSWTTAPITVPGQTKSGFTSLSSSSSNTPTASPLKSIWSVSSASPIKSTLGASTTSSIKSVNDVASPIRSFRTISSPIKTVVSQPPYNIQVSSGSFVRAPTVTEASNLKGMASTSTFPSRTSPVTTAGSLLERSSITMTPPASPKSNINMYSSSLPFKSIITSASPLLTSPLKSVVSPAKSAVDAVSPSKVMMTSSLSSPVKHIPGTTDVALVNGSVSPLKYPSSANVITGSKTAAMFQDKISAATNSASCAANVAADTVEKVFPTTTTMPFSPLRAFVSSTPSAFQSIRTPSAGALYTSFGSISATTSSVTSSTITVPVYSLVNVLSEPALKKLPESSLTKSAVALLSPSKTLTTETRTQPHFNRTSSPMKSSLFLAPSALKLSTPSSLSSSQEILKDVAEMKEDLIRMTAILQTDVTEDKPFQPELTKEGRIDDEEPFKIVEKVKEDLVKVSEILKKDVCLENKESTRVSKSDKGHLSEDEWVEFSTEEIDEARQQAITCHPVPEKGQIKAKAASEKDYNLTKVIDYLTNDIGSSSLANIKYKFEEGKKDEERQKRILKPVIALQEHKLKMPPASMRPSTSEKELCKIADSFFGTDTILESPDDFSQHDQDKSPLSDSGFETRSEKTPSAPQSAESTGPKPLFHDVPIPPVITETRTEVVHVIRSYEPSSEEIPEQQTEELPSLKPALTLMELEQKPTESIKEKVKAFQMKTSSSEEDDHKCVLSKGVRVKEETHITTTTRMVYHKPPCTESTSERIEETMSVHDIMKAFQSGRDPSKELAGLFEHKSSVTSDVSKSAETSPQHAEKESKMKPKLERIIEVHIEKGNQAEPTEVIIRETKKHPEKELYVYQKDLPRGDINLKGLEKHDTFPCSDEQGQQEEEELTAEESLPSYLESSRVNTPVSQEEDSRPSSAQLLSDDSYKTLKLLSQHSIEYHDDELSELRGESYRFAEKMLLSEKLDVSHSDTEESVTDHALPLSSELQGSDKQCREKVATAPKKEILSKIYKDVSENGVGKMSKDDHYDKVTVLHYTGDVSSPKHAMWMRFTEDRLDRGREKMMYEDRVDRTVKEAEEKLTEVSQFFRDKTEKLNDELQSPEKKQHKKNGKEMHSSHSSASSSPEKVLLTEIVTLSDDWGKVQQYGHDGKCSPKVDERKAASLPSSPERRILAQQTGDCKQTMEHKGNALQSKTTEASQTGFQLKQSKLNSIRLKFEQSISPRTKDLSQEKKEDSQSKIPVKKLQESKLPVYQFYAREKHPKLIDLTEGNTSLQKEFTTMKLKEDNVQGKGKVIEDICASEVQEQSTETSSKSLLEYTSEQQAKDLAYSSDLPAKGQWDKKIYRTWESPGASNHKAQKEKLSHVLVQDMVKENHVDYAETKTNKKSEFITVTECEHKLPTHGSHSKEVKEMTVKSPSKKVLYREFVVREGEYTNEMTDKTSKRKELTVSHIPVRISEEKRISSPTILDSVYDQSKKAVYELSAKVSRSTMIKEQVQREFDYVEDEKIKHSKVTKVTKQQGSIVLSPPVEETEISPSKSPDSLDFSPGKESPSSEVFDPSPIDYLDKVAPLVNSEGVKEIKTLPVYVSFVQVGKQYEKEVQQGNVKKIISQESKTVQETRGTFYTARQQKQPPSPQGSPEDDTLEQVSFIDSSGKSPLTPETPSSEEVSYEFTSKTPDSLIAYVPGKPSPIPEVSEESEEEAEAKSTSVKHIAVEAPKIDKILPNNINKDSNKRPKSNRVAYIEFPPPPPLDADQSDSEKNHRYSPESEMELIEVNLQDEYDKCQLAEPVIRVQPPSPVPPGADVSDSSDDESLYQPVPLKKYTFKLKEVEGDQKEASKPKVSDNSQNQKELGDPGSGKPNEFDIGLESPQNDIAQNGTNDQSITECSIATTAEFSHDTDATEIDSLDGYDLQDEDDGLTESDSKLAGPAVETKKDIWTSEGILKQTDRCFSQSKLEVIEEEGKIGAEEDKALSKGPSSEKNADKTEQKSGAQFFTLEGRHPDRTVFPDSYFSYKVDEEFATPFKTVATKSLDFDPWSNNRGDDEVFETKSRDDEAKPFGLAVEDRSQATTPDTTPARTPTDESTPTSEPNPFPFHEGKMFEMTRSGAIDMSKRDFVEERLQFFQIGEHTSEGKSGDKGEGDKSTVTAITQPQSGDSIVETNLERQVETTAVEHKPIIQASGGCMEATLGSNSLEKSSTTVNTSKVDPKLRTPIKMGISASTMTLKKDGPGEVTDKIEAAMPSGQGLENENVVVITSSATSETSCRQNEKLDFQKDNFNNNNNLDSSASHTNNNTCNVELKEHCEPKCSIQKANKMKSASGKGTGATQGHRITDKQKVQGQQQRSRELVGSRAKSKLPIKASSIKEVFPQNNVQKSTASKVRQASKPNKIKQNNSSPCLEVKSKIPIKNTPRKNLAISRKTPAMQKQEQLDKGKIKQLPSKLPVKVRSTSFTMTTVKVRKNQLREVCKHSIEYFKGISGETLKLMDRLSDEEKKMQSEVSDDEEDSSSRNTSSEATQVYQPSITSKSARDMRTETASLKSKIEKVDSERRRSKRTGPQSPCERTDIRMAIVADHLGLSWTELARELNFSVDEINQIRVENPNSLIAQSFMLLKKWVTRDGKNATTDALTSVLTKINRIDIVTLLEGPIFDYGNISGTRSFADENNVFHDPVDGWQSEASTVHVEPPTPGRRISGELLDRLDDSPDQCRDSITSYLKGETGKVEANGSHIETTTEVKAKSYVQESVNKVGKQSDKETLKPKTRSSVHTEEQILLTAYQKSLEETSKPTVEEPKTSVPVSMKMMSWKTPEESKPRANTQEEAGAATSEQKQGEGYKVKTKREVRHVEKKSYS